The nucleotide sequence TCCGCGAACTTGCCGGATCCGGCAATTGGCGCCATTGACGGTCTGCATGGCCAACTGAACGCACTTGCCGCGCGCGTAGCGAAATTGGAAACGCAGCTTCCTTCGGAGCAGGAAGCGACACCGGACGCGGAACGAAAAATAGCGGGAGAACAGTCATGAAACTCAGCACGAAAGGCCGTTATGCCGTCACGGCGATGGTTGATCTTGCCGGCTATCACTCAAAATCGCCGATTTCCCTTGCCGCGATTGCGACGCGTCAGGAAATTTCGCTTTCTTATCTCGAACAGCTTTTCGGGAAACTTCGCCGCGCCGGCTTGGTGTGCAGCGTGCGCGGGCCGGGCGGTGGTTATCTGCTTGCCCATGAAAGCGATGCCATTCGTGTCTCAGACATTATCCTGGCCGTTGACGAGCCCATCCGCGCGACGCGTTGCGAGCAGGGTTCGCCTTCCGGTTGCCGTCCGGACAAGGGGCGCTGCATCACGCATGATTTGTGGGAAGAACTTAGCAACCACATCC is from Rhodospirillaceae bacterium and encodes:
- a CDS encoding Rrf2 family transcriptional regulator yields the protein MKLSTKGRYAVTAMVDLAGYHSKSPISLAAIATRQEISLSYLEQLFGKLRRAGLVCSVRGPGGGYLLAHESDAIRVSDIILAVDEPIRATRCEQGSPSGCRPDKGRCITHDLWEELSNHIHLFLSTVSLADICERRVLGMSGKLYQENTIKMDAKPTADIVNLKQVVE